AGCGTGCGAAAGCGAAAGTATCGCAAGGATCGAGTGGGCCAAGATGTTTGGTATGAGACGCCGCTTCGACGTGAGGAACCGCATTGGGTATGCATCAGCTGTTTCTACCTTGTTTACAACTACTGCAGTTGGGGACCAGAAGACACTCCTGACCGCCGATCAGTTGAGCTGATCGCCGCAAGCGAGGGCTTGTCACTCGTCGACTTCGTACGGATGGCCTGGAACCACCAACTTTTTTTGATTTCAGAGATGGAGAAGGCTGGACATCCAGACTCGACCCTTGCGCACTTGAAGCACCGCTACTTGTCACTTTTGAGTAAGTACGCGTCAAGCGAATGACGCACCGACGCATCGCCGTACCGTTTGTCATAGAAAGGCTGGTGGCACTGATCACGCGCATGTGTATCGAGCCGTGCCACCGCTCGCCGGTTCCTCCGGCCGGGTGCCATGGCCATGGCTCTGCATGGCCATGATGAAGCCGGGCGCCGTGGCCATGGCCCTGCATGACCACGAACAGTGACAAGCCGAGGCACGGACACCAGAGCCCACTCGCTACACTCCACCGATGTCTCCCCGCGCTCACCGCACACGCTTTGAGAACCTCAACCACGCTCGCTTTATCACCTGCTCTTGTTTCCAGCGGCAAAGGTTTCTCGATCGCGACCGCTCGCGACGATGGTTCGTCGAGGCACTCGAGCGTGCCCGCACGCTCCACGGCTTCGACCTGTGGGCCTGGGTCATCATGCCCGAGCATTTTCATCTGCTTCTCTTCCCTCGCCCCGGCGGCCCGCCCATGGGGTCCATCCTGCTGTCGATCAAACAGTCAACAGCCAGACGGGCGCTCAAGTGGACAAGAACGAACCGCCCGGACGCCCTTCATGTCGTCGAAGATCGCAGGCCGGACGGATCGGTCGCCCACCGATTCTGGCAACGCGGCGGCGGCTACGACCGCAATGTGTGGTCGGATAGAGACATCTGGGAGAAGATCAACTACATCCACACGAACCCGGTCGCACGCGGGCTCTGTGCGCGGCCCGAAGACTGGCCCTGGTCGAGCGCCCGGTCGTTCCGCGATCCTGAGGCGGGCCCGATCCGCATGGATCGGGTGCGGATCCTATCGCGGCCGTAGGGATGTCCGTCATGGCCATGCAGAGCCATGGCCATGGCACCCGGCTC
This Phycisphaeraceae bacterium DNA region includes the following protein-coding sequences:
- a CDS encoding transposase gives rise to the protein MSPRAHRTRFENLNHARFITCSCFQRQRFLDRDRSRRWFVEALERARTLHGFDLWAWVIMPEHFHLLLFPRPGGPPMGSILLSIKQSTARRALKWTRTNRPDALHVVEDRRPDGSVAHRFWQRGGGYDRNVWSDRDIWEKINYIHTNPVARGLCARPEDWPWSSARSFRDPEAGPIRMDRVRILSRP